The genomic interval GTTGAGCGGCAGAAATAGGAGTTGGCATTGAAGCTGACGCCTTGGAGGCAGCAGCAATAGCTGAGATCTTAGCAAGGGCATCTTGCTGTGAGATGTCACCACCTGCCTTCCTGattccttcatcttcatcatcagaaTCTGACTTGTCTTCCTCAAAGCCATATTCTTTTGCCTGAGCTTTCTTCGCTGCTTTCCTCTTCTCATCTTCCtcttcattaaatttaaaaccaCTTCCACCATAACCAGTTCCATGGGCTTGCTCAAGCCCCTGATTCACTTTAGCCATGAAACTATCAGCAAGAGCTTTCAGGTCATCAGGAACAACTTGCTCAGATAGTTCCAATGCCTTTACAAGATCTGGAGAATATTTTGCATCCTCCTCAGAGATAAATGTAATGGCACAGCCTTTTCGACCAGCTCTTCCAGTCCTACCAACGCGATGAACATAATCTTCATAGTGGTTTGGTGCATCAAAGTTGATTACTAGTTCAAGCTCCTTTACATCTAAACCCCTAGCTGCAACACTAGTAGCAATCAACAAATTGCAGACATTGCTCTTGAAATCAGAAATGGTTGACTCACGATCAGTCTGATCCTTCGCCCCATGAAGCGAAAGGCAAGGATAACCATGCTTAAGCAAATCCCTGAACAAAGCATCACATTTTTCCTGACTGTggacaaatatcaaaattttccccTTCTCGTACCATTCACCTAGAAGTTCCAAAAGTCTCAAGAACCTGTCACTTTCTGGCCTCACCTCAACCAACTGAGTTATATCTTTGTTTACGACACTTCTCCCACCAACCTGTATCTCGACAGGTTTGTTCAACACCTTACGGGCCAAAATTTCAACCTGACGAGGAAAAGTAGCAGAAAAGAGGACAGTTTGGCGATCTGGCCTAATATTTTGAACAATTCGAGTGATCTGAGGTTCAAAGCCCATGTCAAACATTCGATCTGCTTCATCCATGACCAAATAGGTTACTCTTctcaaatttgtaattttcccTCCACTTGTGCAAAGTATATCAATCATTCGACCTGGAGTACAAACAACAATTTCAGTCCCACGTTTTAATTCACTGATTTGTTGGGCAACACCAGAACCACCATAGACAGGCACACATCTGACACCCATTACCTTTGCAAACTTCCTGATATCACTGTGGATCTGCTGAACAAGCTCCCTAGTTGGTGCCATTATCAGCCCAACTGGCCCATCCCCAGCTGCTACAGGCGGTTGGTCCTTGATATGCCTCAACATTGGCAGCACAAATGCAAGGGTTTTCCCTGAGCCAGTTTTTGCAACGCCGATGCAGTCTCGACCACTCATAATAACTGGTAACGCCTGCGCTTGGATAGGCATGGGCTTTTCATAGTTAAGCTTCCTTATTGTCTCCATAATTTTGCTTGTAAGACCAGTTTGATGCCAGGTTTTAATTGGTTTGGGCACATCCTTTCCATGTATCTTCAACTCCAGTTGTTTCCTATATGCAGAGACCTCTTCAGGAGTCATTCTTGCTATCTCCTTTACTTCAATATAAAAGTTCTTCCTGAAAGGCTGATAATCAATCTTTGAGTGGTCAACAATGGATAATTTCTCggcttttgtctttttcaccCTCTTCATGAATTCATCATCGTCTTCATCTTCTAGAGGCTTCTCATCATTCTCCAGGTCCCCATAATCTGAATCAGAATCTTCGCCAGGAATTATTCTCCCAAGTGACTTATTGGAACTTTTCTTTGGCTGTTCACCATTACTCCTCCTATCACCCTTACGATCCATCTTCTTTGACTCCACATTATTACCATCGGTGAACGAAGGTTCCACGGTATTTTGTAGCTTCTCAACTTCAGGTAACACCATAGAGTTCATGAAAGCATCAAGTGGATCAATATCCTCATCCTCAGCAGCCCCAATTTGCAAAGCAGGAGCAGCTGAACCACCGTCAGAGTCTACCAACATTGCATCTCCAACTTGGTTTTCAGAAGGCTTGGGCTCTTCATCTGCATCCATATCTGTCTCAGATTTTCCTGTTTGGGGTACTTCTTCATCATCAGAATCTTCTCGATCAAGGGTCCAGTTCCTCCCAGCCTTGGGCTCCTCAACATTTGCATCTCCACGATTTTCTCTCTCGGATTCCTCCTTCTTCCTTTTCAACTCTTGCCACTCCTGAACTCTCCTTCTCCTCTTTTCCATTTCCTCATCCAGCTTCCGCTGTTCATCCTCTAGTTCTTCTTCTCGggttttcttctctttcttgtCAGAATCATCCTCAACCAGTTTTTCCCTTGGGCTCTCGTCATTTTCATCCCTATGCCTGTTTGACCGGCTAAGACTCCGTTCGCGAACTCTCTCCTTATGATCATCATCATGTCTCCTACGACGCTTTCGATCACGGTCCTTGTCTTCATCACTATCATCACTTTCAACTTTGCGGCGTTTCTCCCTATCCCTTGATTTCCTTTCCCTATCTTTTTCCTTGTCTCTATCTCTCTCACGCTCCCTCTTCTCCCTCTCTCTGTCCCGTTCCCTCCTTTCccgttctctctctctctcccgcTCTCTATCTTCACGTTCACGATCCCTCttctccctctctctttctttttctcttgccCTTTCCCTCTTCTCCTCTCTCTCCTTCTCCCTATCCCTATCTCTATCTCTCCTCCTGTCTCTGTCTCTATGCTTATCCTTCTCCTTCTCCTTATCATGCTTATCCTCATCAGAATCAGTGCTCTGCTCTCTCTCAGAGCGCCTACTCTTCTCCCTGTGTTTCTCCTTCTCTTTTTCCCTATCACGGTCACGATGGGAATGTGCCATGGCTCTTGTCTCCAAGTTCGAGAATGTAAATCtgaaatttaccaaaaataaataaataaaatggataaTTACAACTTAACGAATACGAACAAATAACACACAGAGCAACAGCATAATCAAACAGAAGCAAGTAGTTGTGGTCGCGGTGGCGgtgcattaaatcaatttaagaTTCAGGAATCAAcaattcaaatcaaacccTAAGTGAAGATTTATATATGAAACTAATATTCAGAAATCAAATCCTAATACTAATACTGACCTCCTCCGCctcctgctgctgctgctgctgctgcttgaTGATGATTCAGGCGCGGCGACGGACAAGCGCGGCGGTTGCGGAGGTTTTACTTCACCGTACTGAAAAGAATAtagagtttttgaaaaaaaaattaattgccCCCGCCCCACTCAAAAtatcctttaatttttctacttttcCCAATTTCACTTGTACGAGATTACATAATTGCCCCCGTAAAGTCCCCCCATCTCTTAAATCCTACACCGTTCTAATTGGTGATTGGCTGATTGCCCCAGGTAAGCGCAATCCGTGTTGACGTTCCGTAcgcataatttttcattttttatgtaattttcatgagtgtgtaattttttttttagttagaATATTATAAGTGTTCATATTATTTGATAGCGAAAATGAGTGATTAaactaatcaaaattttatattccgTATCTCAAAACACATCCAAATCTCTCCgagtgttaatttttttactgatCGTATCATTTAACTCATGAtggttgtttgattttaataataagaatacttttaattaattaaataatttttaaaaatagttaattaagaaattaaataaaaattatgaaaaaaattgtcataaataattaaaaatattcttattcccaatagaggtggcaaaaatacccgcccggtccggacccggaccATACCCAGGCATTGCGGGCCGGGTAATGTATGAAGTCGGGTcggtcttgggcatcacttgataaacctgGAACccagattttattaaaaaattataaaatatatattattttaaatattttatatttatttgactcatttattatacatatataaagttttaaacacttaaagtttatattttca from Citrus sinensis cultivar Valencia sweet orange chromosome 9, DVS_A1.0, whole genome shotgun sequence carries:
- the LOC102628811 gene encoding DEAD-box ATP-dependent RNA helicase 42-like, which gives rise to MAHSHRDRDREKEKEKHREKSRRSEREQSTDSDEDKHDKEKEKDKHRDRDRRRDRDRDREKEREEKRERAREKEREREKRDREREDRERERERERERRERDREREKRERERDRDKEKDRERKSRDREKRRKVESDDSDEDKDRDRKRRRRHDDDHKERVRERSLSRSNRHRDENDESPREKLVEDDSDKKEKKTREEELEDEQRKLDEEMEKRRRRVQEWQELKRKKEESERENRGDANVEEPKAGRNWTLDREDSDDEEVPQTGKSETDMDADEEPKPSENQVGDAMLVDSDGGSAAPALQIGAAEDEDIDPLDAFMNSMVLPEVEKLQNTVEPSFTDGNNVESKKMDRKGDRRSNGEQPKKSSNKSLGRIIPGEDSDSDYGDLENDEKPLEDEDDDEFMKRVKKTKAEKLSIVDHSKIDYQPFRKNFYIEVKEIARMTPEEVSAYRKQLELKIHGKDVPKPIKTWHQTGLTSKIMETIRKLNYEKPMPIQAQALPVIMSGRDCIGVAKTGSGKTLAFVLPMLRHIKDQPPVAAGDGPVGLIMAPTRELVQQIHSDIRKFAKVMGVRCVPVYGGSGVAQQISELKRGTEIVVCTPGRMIDILCTSGGKITNLRRVTYLVMDEADRMFDMGFEPQITRIVQNIRPDRQTVLFSATFPRQVEILARKVLNKPVEIQVGGRSVVNKDITQLVEVRPESDRFLRLLELLGEWYEKGKILIFVHSQEKCDALFRDLLKHGYPCLSLHGAKDQTDRESTISDFKSNVCNLLIATSVAARGLDVKELELVINFDAPNHYEDYVHRVGRTGRAGRKGCAITFISEEDAKYSPDLVKALELSEQVVPDDLKALADSFMAKVNQGLEQAHGTGYGGSGFKFNEEEDEKRKAAKKAQAKEYGFEEDKSDSDDEDEGIRKAGGDISQQDALAKISAIAAASKASASMPTPISAAQLLPNAGLPISLPGVLGLSIPGAAPTVSATGLPVVPNDGAARAAALAAAINLQHNLAKIQADAMPEHYEAELEINDFPQNARWKVTHKETLGPISEWTGAAITTRGQYFPPSRIAGPGERKLYLFIEGPTEQSVKRAKAELKRVLEDFTNQALSLPGGAQPGRYSVV